From the Leptospira sp. WS60.C2 genome, one window contains:
- a CDS encoding phosphatase PAP2 family protein, which yields MNELFLANASIWFSPEFLESLHQWDASLGGILFVISTICHYLGGSSFFLGLISFVYIYYRPKLAFQVALGLLTSGILGYVFKFYLESPRPFPYPEAFDEKAFGLPSGHVYTTTVVWGMLLYYIPKLWFRLLSVFIILYMPFSRMYLKVHYLGDVSLGFGLGILHLLIILFLLNQFYSKDEQVFIITEKYRTLSLLGIVITLLPITLDSPYLSEEHHHTLVGMIMSSGALGGFWLGILFYPRFSQKEFLQWSMPSFNFRLGSDSFWFFWKTFLLRLLVLGIVILLLYVIPGTLIKKSVWKDDLLLRYIRYLVVSFALVFLVPMILQKIQKGKFL from the coding sequence ATGAACGAACTCTTTTTAGCAAACGCCTCTATTTGGTTCTCCCCAGAGTTTCTAGAATCCTTACACCAATGGGATGCGTCTCTTGGTGGAATCTTATTTGTGATTTCTACCATCTGCCATTATTTGGGCGGAAGTAGTTTTTTTCTAGGTCTCATTTCGTTTGTATACATTTATTACCGGCCGAAGTTAGCGTTTCAGGTTGCTTTGGGACTCCTCACTTCGGGAATTTTGGGATATGTTTTCAAATTTTATTTGGAAAGCCCAAGACCTTTCCCATATCCAGAAGCGTTTGACGAAAAGGCATTTGGTTTACCATCAGGGCATGTTTATACAACAACAGTAGTGTGGGGAATGTTATTGTATTATATTCCGAAATTATGGTTTCGATTGCTTTCGGTCTTCATCATTCTTTATATGCCTTTCTCAAGGATGTATTTAAAAGTTCATTATCTCGGGGATGTTAGCTTAGGATTCGGATTAGGGATTTTACATTTACTTATCATTTTATTTTTGCTCAATCAATTTTACTCCAAAGACGAACAAGTATTCATCATAACGGAAAAATATCGTACATTGAGTTTATTAGGGATCGTGATTACACTTTTACCAATCACATTAGATTCACCCTATCTTTCAGAAGAACATCATCACACGTTAGTGGGAATGATCATGTCCAGTGGTGCATTAGGAGGCTTCTGGTTAGGGATTTTATTTTATCCAAGATTTAGCCAAAAAGAATTTTTACAATGGAGTATGCCTTCCTTCAATTTCCGATTAGGCTCCGATTCTTTTTGGTTTTTTTGGAAAACATTTTTGTTACGCCTCTTGGTCCTTGGAATCGTGATCCTTCTTTTGTATGTAATTCCAGGTACGCTTATCAAAAAATCAGTTTGGAAAGACGATTTACTTTTACGTTATATCCGCTACTTAGTGGTAAGTTTTGCACTTGTATTCCTTGTTCCAATGATTTTACAAAAGATACAAAAAGGAAAGTTTTTGTAA
- a CDS encoding oligosaccharide flippase family protein has product MQKIKKIFQIIKVELMKEGVLKNSFFVSTSKALSAVTNLVFMIYSVNLLSKAENGKLQYFLGFLPVVLAIAEFGLPNALIKYISPMAEKKENPGAILNASLRIKFYSFLFLSFVTFVAYLTSNENYFVLLLLLFGGIIISFISYFESLFVSYRKYKSLSLWNPLPNVIRLTLLIYFSETNAHPLTYMDILAIFCIAPIFVLFLFFLFFGKDEISFSADISEIRQNEKKLLLFNLWAFAASIFAILSDRMEIFFLNQFHPPEIVADYGTALQLFSGFIIILSTFNSIIYPKLARLAETEEFPTVLKKSVFLGGMIALCLFPGIFLAEPILTLLFGTKYTNSISVFKILYPNFLLQLVFAPLGTALFALGLPRLLAGLALLRLIFGALFDYWIIPDFGANGAAVSLFLGQIVSWLLLTGYFMAYFRK; this is encoded by the coding sequence ATGCAAAAAATTAAAAAGATTTTTCAAATCATAAAAGTGGAACTTATGAAAGAAGGAGTTTTAAAAAACTCTTTCTTTGTGAGTACATCCAAAGCACTATCAGCGGTTACAAATCTAGTCTTTATGATTTATTCCGTTAATTTGCTAAGCAAAGCAGAAAATGGAAAACTACAATACTTTTTGGGGTTTTTGCCCGTTGTACTTGCGATTGCAGAGTTCGGTTTGCCAAACGCACTCATCAAATACATCTCCCCAATGGCGGAAAAAAAAGAGAACCCTGGAGCCATTTTAAATGCATCCCTTAGGATTAAGTTTTACTCTTTTTTATTTTTGTCTTTTGTAACTTTCGTTGCTTATCTGACAAGTAATGAGAATTATTTTGTCTTACTACTCTTGTTATTCGGTGGAATCATCATTTCCTTTATCTCTTATTTTGAGAGTTTATTTGTTTCTTATAGAAAATACAAATCGTTATCACTTTGGAACCCACTTCCCAATGTGATTCGATTGACACTTCTCATTTATTTTTCTGAAACAAATGCACATCCTCTCACGTATATGGATATCTTAGCAATTTTTTGTATTGCTCCTATTTTTGTTCTTTTTTTGTTTTTTTTATTTTTTGGGAAAGATGAGATTTCTTTTAGTGCTGACATCTCCGAAATAAGGCAAAACGAAAAAAAACTCCTGCTTTTCAATTTGTGGGCTTTTGCCGCTTCTATTTTTGCCATCCTTTCTGATCGAATGGAGATTTTTTTTCTAAATCAGTTCCACCCACCAGAGATTGTTGCAGACTATGGAACCGCCTTGCAACTGTTTAGCGGATTTATTATCATATTATCAACCTTTAATTCTATCATCTATCCTAAGCTTGCAAGACTTGCGGAAACAGAAGAGTTCCCAACAGTATTGAAAAAATCTGTTTTTTTAGGGGGAATGATTGCACTTTGTTTGTTCCCAGGAATATTTTTGGCGGAGCCAATTTTGACTTTGTTATTTGGAACCAAATATACAAACTCAATCTCTGTTTTTAAGATTTTATATCCTAATTTCTTATTGCAATTGGTGTTTGCACCACTTGGAACCGCCTTGTTCGCGTTAGGTTTACCAAGATTACTGGCTGGCCTTGCCTTACTTCGACTCATATTTGGGGCTCTGTTTGACTATTGGATTATCCCTGACTTTGGAGCCAACGGTGCAGCTGTTTCCCTATTTTTAGGACAAATTGTATCTTGGTTACTCTTAACAGGTTACTTTATGGCTTACTTTCGGAAATAA
- a CDS encoding response regulator — translation MKILFVDDEETIRELFWEYFKDEFTVTLASDGMEALAISNQNTFDLIISDISLPKLNGIQFIQKLRADGNQTPFLVITGDSDIQIAIDVFRMGAVDFFLKPFRMEALRSRIKKFENADIDLSLLYNSGEITQFSGDCKIKLKPQIKKLTSYIAFLTKQILNSPHATPEDLISIKIVLYELLANAIEHGVAGVSYTEKQECLEANQDYFKFVDDRCAGNNSSVFVELLMDDVGVTVVIRDEGNGFAVSKIPNPIENPSANLVSGRGIFLAKMNIDSIVYNEKGNEVRFFKTWNRIAGQSH, via the coding sequence ATGAAAATCCTTTTTGTTGACGATGAAGAAACAATCCGCGAATTGTTCTGGGAATATTTCAAAGACGAATTTACTGTCACACTTGCATCGGATGGCATGGAAGCCCTTGCCATTTCCAACCAAAATACCTTTGACCTCATCATTTCTGATATCAGCTTACCAAAATTAAATGGCATCCAATTCATCCAAAAACTGAGAGCAGATGGAAACCAAACTCCCTTTTTAGTCATCACAGGAGACAGTGATATTCAAATTGCAATTGATGTTTTTCGAATGGGAGCGGTTGATTTTTTTCTTAAACCGTTCCGAATGGAAGCGTTACGTTCTCGGATCAAAAAATTTGAAAATGCCGATATTGATCTCTCTTTACTTTACAATAGTGGTGAAATCACACAATTTAGTGGAGACTGTAAAATTAAACTAAAACCACAAATCAAAAAACTAACTTCCTATATTGCATTCTTAACCAAACAAATCTTAAACTCTCCGCATGCGACTCCGGAGGATTTAATCTCAATCAAAATCGTACTGTATGAACTTTTGGCAAACGCAATTGAACATGGAGTTGCAGGAGTGAGTTATACCGAAAAACAGGAATGTTTAGAGGCAAATCAGGATTATTTTAAGTTTGTGGATGATCGGTGTGCTGGAAACAATTCATCTGTATTTGTCGAGTTACTCATGGACGATGTTGGTGTGACTGTCGTCATTCGAGATGAAGGCAATGGTTTTGCAGTATCGAAAATTCCCAATCCAATTGAAAACCCAAGTGCCAATTTAGTGAGTGGACGGGGTATTTTCCTAGCAAAGATGAATATTGATTCTATCGTATATAACGAAAAAGGCAATGAGGTTCGATTTTTTAAAACGTGGAATCGGATTGCTGGACAAAGTCATTAA
- a CDS encoding PDZ domain-containing protein: MKNFRAIVFGFFFVFFASHLLGEEFEDKRVIESRVTFQKVSHQNPWLVGEPFSRKLNIIHLGRGVFFGVTLSKQNPVYAEFETFDYSVPKLSIKAYDGETGFLLLEATGMQKLPKPVGLDLKTIGKHCPTGKSRYVYLPFSKTPIKVFMLDQKKTEESDFFFKNQLLCGITISDFLIPTEYVELFYRSGGKSFPHPGFLFDVNLTPSEKEFYSKSFPNPLLVTEVIPGVGPAYNLFPGDLVTMINAFSLTKVDEWDRADKIFDLVLRKSDGRLRELGETVQLKLYRNYQNINLSYDLRAYDSNEFLIPEEAKNRKPLYLIVGGFFFTELSNAYLKEFGTEYRVKSEKKLVYLSDYYQKKVHPIREKIVILSRVFPLEGNLGYQDFQDLVLEKVNGTRISSLSQLKNLLQSDQASYYAFELSGGKIAFFTKKEILDLQQELQSTYKLGRSYNLED, translated from the coding sequence ATGAAGAACTTTAGAGCGATTGTTTTTGGATTCTTTTTCGTTTTTTTTGCCTCTCATCTTTTAGGGGAAGAGTTTGAGGACAAACGAGTCATTGAATCAAGAGTGACCTTCCAGAAAGTTAGCCACCAAAATCCTTGGCTTGTCGGCGAACCTTTCTCAAGAAAGCTGAATATTATCCATTTAGGGAGAGGAGTTTTCTTTGGTGTTACACTCTCCAAACAAAATCCTGTGTATGCAGAATTTGAGACCTTTGATTATTCTGTACCAAAACTTTCGATCAAAGCCTATGATGGAGAAACTGGGTTTTTATTATTAGAAGCCACAGGGATGCAAAAATTACCAAAACCTGTTGGGTTGGATTTGAAAACAATCGGCAAACATTGTCCTACTGGAAAATCCAGATATGTTTATTTGCCTTTTTCAAAAACTCCTATCAAAGTTTTTATGTTGGATCAGAAAAAAACAGAAGAATCTGATTTTTTCTTCAAAAATCAACTGTTATGCGGAATTACAATCTCCGATTTTTTAATCCCGACGGAATATGTGGAATTGTTTTATCGGTCAGGAGGGAAATCCTTTCCTCATCCCGGATTTTTGTTTGATGTTAATTTAACACCATCTGAAAAAGAATTTTACTCCAAATCATTTCCAAATCCACTTCTTGTTACAGAAGTCATTCCAGGTGTTGGTCCAGCATACAATTTGTTTCCAGGCGATTTGGTGACCATGATCAATGCTTTTTCTCTTACCAAAGTGGATGAATGGGACCGAGCAGACAAAATTTTTGATTTGGTGTTGCGAAAGTCGGATGGACGTTTGCGCGAATTAGGTGAGACGGTCCAACTCAAGCTATATCGTAATTATCAAAATATCAATCTTTCGTATGATTTGCGGGCGTATGATTCAAACGAATTTTTAATTCCGGAAGAAGCCAAAAATCGTAAGCCTCTTTATTTGATTGTTGGAGGATTTTTCTTTACGGAACTTTCTAATGCTTACCTAAAAGAATTTGGAACGGAATACCGAGTTAAATCCGAGAAAAAATTGGTTTATCTTTCGGATTACTACCAGAAGAAAGTCCACCCTATCCGTGAAAAAATAGTGATCTTAAGTCGTGTTTTTCCCCTAGAAGGTAACCTAGGATACCAAGACTTTCAGGATTTAGTTTTGGAGAAGGTGAATGGTACGCGCATCAGTTCCCTAAGCCAACTGAAAAATCTATTACAATCCGATCAGGCATCGTATTATGCGTTCGAATTATCTGGTGGTAAAATTGCTTTTTTCACCAAAAAAGAGATTTTAGATCTACAACAAGAACTCCAGTCCACTTATAAATTAGGTCGATCTTACAACCTAGAGGACTAA
- a CDS encoding trypsin-like peptidase domain-containing protein, with protein MNKFILVCLTILLWSESIFSQTDVEPAVDSIFRSVVLIRNEGFNTENKTQPWMKKNLYTGFGSGLVLPNQTILTNAHVVRDAKRILVRSSFTKKEYLADVKFIGYDCDLALLQVNDPDFSEQTTSLTLLEGIPNLGSDVLLLGFPNGNDSLSVEKGSILRFEKNRYTYSGLDYRNVLKISANIQPGNSGGPAVQNGKVVGLVFQISTLEQGIAYLISNDIIRHFLEDISDGKYDGFPNIGFTFQNGNPKSLKQAMKVPSSETGIFVNRIYPSSTFSKVLKEKDFVTAFDGIPISNDGELTLSNKKEFIIDWIEDKQLNSKVTISFYRAGKQNQAEVNLQKNYALELYRDATEDYFLQAGFVFQPITRSFFHSEDGDLDSSLQYHYSYFIQDLLYRYTTRDIVLSYNFNDPETSKYKKYKYKVVESINGRVPKDLNEFKSIWKENKRGMIVLKFRGMDLPIVLRPESIYQMNQRVKKRYGANYEEL; from the coding sequence ATGAATAAATTCATCCTTGTTTGTCTAACCATACTCCTATGGAGTGAATCCATCTTTTCGCAAACAGATGTAGAACCTGCTGTGGATTCTATATTCCGTTCCGTAGTATTGATTCGAAATGAAGGTTTTAATACTGAGAATAAAACCCAACCATGGATGAAAAAGAATCTGTATACTGGTTTTGGTTCAGGACTCGTACTTCCCAATCAAACGATTTTAACGAATGCACATGTTGTTCGTGATGCAAAACGAATTTTGGTAAGAAGTAGCTTTACTAAGAAAGAATACTTAGCAGACGTTAAATTCATCGGTTATGATTGTGATTTGGCTCTGTTACAAGTCAATGATCCCGATTTCTCTGAACAAACAACATCGCTAACGTTATTGGAAGGCATTCCGAATTTAGGTTCGGACGTCTTATTACTTGGGTTTCCTAATGGAAATGATAGTTTGTCTGTGGAAAAAGGATCCATCCTCCGATTTGAAAAAAACAGATACACCTATTCTGGGTTAGATTACCGAAATGTGTTAAAAATCTCTGCTAACATCCAACCTGGAAATTCGGGTGGTCCTGCCGTACAGAATGGTAAAGTAGTTGGGCTTGTGTTTCAAATTAGTACTTTGGAACAAGGGATTGCCTATCTCATTTCCAATGATATCATCCGTCACTTTTTGGAAGACATAAGTGATGGAAAATATGATGGATTTCCGAATATCGGTTTTACATTTCAAAATGGAAACCCTAAAAGCTTAAAACAGGCAATGAAGGTTCCCTCTTCAGAAACAGGCATTTTTGTGAATCGTATTTATCCTTCCTCGACCTTTTCAAAAGTGTTAAAGGAAAAGGATTTTGTAACTGCATTTGATGGAATACCTATTTCCAATGATGGGGAATTGACGTTATCCAATAAAAAAGAATTCATCATCGATTGGATTGAAGATAAACAGTTGAATTCTAAAGTTACCATTAGTTTTTACCGTGCCGGCAAACAAAACCAAGCCGAAGTCAACTTACAAAAAAATTATGCATTAGAGTTGTATCGTGATGCAACGGAAGATTACTTTTTGCAGGCAGGTTTTGTATTCCAACCCATCACCAGATCATTTTTCCACTCAGAAGATGGGGACTTAGACAGTTCCTTACAATACCATTATAGTTATTTTATCCAAGATCTCCTATATCGATACACAACTAGAGATATAGTGTTAAGTTATAATTTTAACGATCCAGAAACATCAAAGTATAAAAAATACAAATACAAGGTTGTGGAGTCGATCAATGGTAGAGTTCCGAAAGATTTAAATGAATTTAAATCCATATGGAAAGAAAACAAACGTGGAATGATTGTGCTAAAATTTCGCGGAATGGACTTACCGATTGTTCTCAGACCAGAATCCATTTACCAAATGAACCAAAGGGTTAAAAAAAGATATGGTGCCAATTATGAAGAACTTTAG